In Mustela nigripes isolate SB6536 chromosome 2, MUSNIG.SB6536, whole genome shotgun sequence, a single window of DNA contains:
- the PCNP gene encoding PEST proteolytic signal-containing nuclear protein isoform X3, with protein sequence MIFEVAAPINLLSKNSSSCNGGESSSRSAEKRSAEEEAADLPTKPTKISKFGFAIGSQTTKKASAISIKLGSSKPKETVPTLAPKTLSVAAAFNEDEDSEPEEMPPEAKMRMKNIGRDTPTSAGPNSFNKGKHGFSDNQKLWERNIKSHLGNVHDQDN encoded by the exons ATGATTTTTGAGGTTGCTGCTCCCATCAATCTGCTCAGTAAAAATAGCTCATCTTG TAATGGAGGAGAAAGTTCCAGTCGCAGCGCTGAGAAGCGATCAGCTGAAGAAGAAGCTGCAGACCTCCCAACAAAACCTACAAAGATCTCCAAGTTTGGATTTGCCATAGGTAGTCAGACGACAAAGAAAGCCTCAGCCATATCCATCAAACTTGGATCAAGT AAGCCTAAAGAAACTGTTCCAACACTTGCTCCAAAAACCCTTTCAGTAGCAGCAGCTTTTAATGAAGATGAAGAT agTGAGCCAGAGGAAATGCCTCCAGAAGCAAAGATGAGGATGAAGAATATTGGAAg GGATACACCAACATCAGCAGGACCAAACTCCTTCAATAAAGGAAAGCATGGTTTTTCTGATAACCAGAAGCTCTGGGAACGAAATATAAAATCTCATCTTGGAAATGTCCATGACCAAGACAATTAA